A region from the Achromobacter seleniivolatilans genome encodes:
- the glgX gene encoding glycogen debranching protein GlgX, translating to MDPSQLNRLGPGQPYPLGAVSDGLGVNFAVFSANATRIELCLFDARGRKELRRIDLPECTDEVWHGYLPDAQPGLIYGYRAHGPYDPRNGHRFNPHKLVLDPYARQLTGPVSWSDALFGYRLNHARADLAMDRRDSAPAMPKAVVTEDLPFNWGNSKAPHIPWTDTTIYEVHLRGVSMQREDLRQPLRGTCAALADPRFIEHVQRLGVTAIELMPVHAFLQDRFLLERGLRNYWGYNTLSYFAPEPTYLQRGPNDLRQAIRRLHAAGLEVILDVVYNHTCEGSELGPTLSWRGLDNASYYRLVPGDERYYINDTGCGNTVNLSHPRVLQMVTDSLRYWVQSYGVDGFRFDLGVTLGREGTGFDPGSGFFDVLGQDPDLARVKLISEPWDIGPDGYQLGSHPPGFAEWNDRYRDTVRRYWRGDEGMRGDMAARLCGSRDIFDRRHRRPWASVNFVASHDGFTTQDVVSYDGSHNEANGEGGNDGHSENYSHNWGAEGPTQDEGILLRRQRVQRALLATLFLSDGTPMLLAGDEFGNSQDGNNNAYCQDNAVSWLDWTQAQSDSGRALSNFLARVLALRRAHPSLRATRFGDASQELCPGISAISWFDSEAKPMDQGAWDDPQGRAMLLRRAALREDGSVDVTLLLLNPGPEALGFTLPEPAQSWIRELDSAALSPAAPVSEGSITVEGNSLTLLAAANVNGASS from the coding sequence ATGGACCCCTCTCAATTGAACCGTCTTGGCCCCGGACAGCCCTACCCGCTGGGAGCCGTCAGCGACGGGTTAGGCGTGAATTTTGCAGTGTTTTCTGCCAATGCCACGCGGATCGAACTGTGCCTGTTCGACGCGCGCGGCCGCAAGGAATTACGCCGGATAGACTTGCCAGAATGCACCGACGAAGTCTGGCATGGCTATCTGCCGGACGCGCAACCCGGCCTGATTTACGGCTACCGCGCCCATGGACCTTATGACCCGCGCAACGGCCACCGCTTCAACCCGCACAAACTGGTGCTGGACCCGTACGCGCGCCAATTGACGGGGCCGGTCAGCTGGAGCGACGCCCTGTTCGGCTACCGCCTGAATCATGCCCGCGCCGATCTGGCCATGGATCGCCGCGACAGCGCTCCTGCCATGCCCAAGGCGGTTGTCACCGAAGACCTGCCCTTCAATTGGGGCAACAGCAAGGCTCCCCATATTCCGTGGACGGACACGACCATCTATGAAGTTCATTTGCGCGGTGTGTCCATGCAGCGCGAAGACTTGCGCCAACCGCTACGCGGCACGTGCGCGGCGCTTGCCGACCCGCGATTTATCGAACACGTGCAACGCCTGGGCGTGACCGCCATTGAGCTGATGCCGGTCCACGCATTTCTGCAAGACCGCTTCTTGCTTGAACGCGGCTTGCGCAATTACTGGGGCTACAACACGCTGTCTTACTTTGCCCCGGAGCCCACCTATCTACAGCGCGGCCCCAACGATCTGCGCCAGGCCATCCGCCGTCTGCATGCGGCCGGCCTGGAAGTGATTCTGGACGTGGTCTACAACCACACGTGCGAAGGCAGTGAGCTTGGCCCGACCTTGTCGTGGCGGGGGCTGGACAACGCCAGCTATTACCGGCTGGTGCCCGGCGACGAACGCTACTACATCAACGACACCGGCTGCGGTAACACAGTGAATCTGTCGCATCCCCGTGTCTTGCAGATGGTGACGGACTCGTTGCGCTACTGGGTACAGTCCTATGGGGTGGACGGTTTTCGCTTCGATCTGGGCGTGACTTTGGGCCGTGAAGGTACGGGCTTTGATCCTGGCTCGGGCTTCTTTGATGTTCTGGGCCAGGACCCCGACCTGGCTCGGGTCAAACTGATTTCAGAACCTTGGGACATCGGTCCGGACGGATACCAGTTGGGCAGTCATCCGCCCGGTTTTGCGGAATGGAATGACCGTTACCGCGATACGGTGCGGCGCTACTGGCGCGGCGACGAGGGCATGCGCGGCGACATGGCAGCACGTCTGTGCGGATCGCGCGACATCTTCGACCGGCGCCACCGCCGTCCCTGGGCCAGCGTCAACTTCGTGGCCTCGCACGACGGTTTCACCACGCAAGACGTGGTCAGCTATGACGGCAGCCACAACGAAGCGAACGGCGAAGGCGGCAACGACGGCCACTCTGAAAATTACAGCCACAACTGGGGCGCCGAAGGCCCGACGCAGGACGAAGGCATTCTGTTGCGCCGCCAGCGTGTGCAACGTGCCTTACTGGCAACCTTGTTCTTGTCCGACGGCACACCGATGTTGCTGGCGGGCGACGAATTCGGCAATAGTCAGGACGGCAACAACAATGCGTATTGCCAGGACAACGCCGTGTCCTGGCTGGACTGGACGCAAGCGCAAAGCGATTCAGGCCGGGCATTGAGCAATTTTTTGGCGCGCGTCCTGGCCTTGCGGCGCGCGCATCCCAGCCTGCGGGCGACGAGGTTTGGCGATGCTTCGCAAGAGCTGTGTCCGGGCATCAGCGCGATCAGCTGGTTTGATTCGGAGGCCAAGCCGATGGATCAGGGCGCATGGGACGACCCTCAAGGCCGCGCCATGCTGCTGCGCCGTGCGGCGCTGCGCGAAGACGGCAGCGTCGACGTGACCTTGCTGCTGCTGAATCCAGGCCCCGAAGCCCTGGGCTTTACCCTGCCCGAACCCGCTCAGTCATGGATACGAGAGCTGGACTCGGCAGCGCTTTCCCCTGCCGCCCCCGTATCGGAAGGCTCCATCACCGTCGAAGGCAACAGCTTGACGCTGCTGGCCGCAGCCAACGTCAACGGAGCCTCGTCATGA
- the treZ gene encoding malto-oligosyltrehalose trehalohydrolase, with protein MTVLPEPYTHGALPLPDGRTRFRLWAPSAPPGLALLVDGHAPIPLQPDAQGFVQADVPCPPGTRYRYQLDNGLTVPDPASRLQEDDVHGASIVTAANTYQWRNPSWAGRPWEEAVIYEVHPGLAGGYTGLEARLPALAELGITLIELMPIADFPGPRNWGYDGVLPYAPDATYGTPDALKQLIDTAHGLGMGVMLDVVYNHFGPDGNYLSRYAGPFFRDDIQTPWGAAIDFRQAPVRRFFEENALYWLTEFRFDGLRLDAVHAISDPQWLVELAQFVRGQIPEPRHIHLVLENDDNRASLLTQGYDAQWNDDAHHVLHHLLTSEAHGYYADYATEPAKALARCLQSGWLYQGQPSPYRQGAPRGEPSSDLPPSAFVLFLQNHDQTGNRAQGDRLISLTASADRLRAAVTLQLLAPQIPLIFMGEEEGSRAPFLYFTSHDDPALAQAVRQGRQREFASFPAFSGVNASKVADPNDVNTWRQSDPWVMPDPSDAKAWRTHYSALLNLRNRVIAPRLAGAHSLGAHAVGIASVHARWRLNDGTVLTLYANLGDARQSLPDDLVTTQDAFGNLLFESLAGSLDALCAGSLCANSAVWLLEDSA; from the coding sequence ATGACGGTATTGCCCGAACCGTATACCCACGGCGCACTGCCGCTGCCCGATGGCCGCACGCGATTCCGTCTGTGGGCGCCCTCCGCGCCGCCGGGCCTGGCGCTGCTGGTCGACGGGCACGCGCCGATTCCCTTGCAGCCTGACGCCCAAGGCTTTGTTCAGGCTGATGTGCCGTGCCCTCCCGGCACGCGCTACCGCTATCAACTGGACAACGGCCTGACCGTTCCCGACCCCGCATCCCGGCTGCAAGAGGACGATGTGCATGGGGCCAGCATCGTGACGGCCGCCAATACCTATCAGTGGCGCAACCCGTCATGGGCGGGGCGGCCTTGGGAAGAAGCCGTCATTTATGAAGTACACCCCGGACTGGCGGGCGGCTACACGGGTCTGGAAGCGCGTTTGCCTGCGCTGGCCGAGCTGGGCATTACGTTGATCGAATTAATGCCCATTGCTGATTTTCCCGGCCCGCGCAACTGGGGCTACGACGGCGTCTTGCCTTACGCGCCAGACGCCACGTACGGCACGCCTGACGCGCTGAAGCAACTGATCGACACCGCGCACGGCCTGGGAATGGGCGTGATGCTGGACGTGGTCTACAACCATTTCGGCCCGGACGGCAATTACCTGTCGCGCTATGCAGGCCCGTTTTTCCGCGATGATATCCAAACGCCTTGGGGCGCCGCCATCGACTTCCGGCAAGCGCCCGTGCGCCGATTCTTTGAAGAGAACGCGCTGTACTGGCTGACGGAATTCCGCTTTGACGGCCTGCGGCTGGATGCCGTGCATGCAATTTCCGATCCGCAATGGCTGGTGGAATTGGCGCAATTCGTGCGGGGCCAGATACCGGAACCGCGCCACATTCACCTGGTCTTGGAAAACGATGACAACCGCGCCAGCCTGTTGACCCAGGGTTATGACGCCCAGTGGAACGACGACGCGCACCATGTGCTGCATCATCTGTTGACGAGCGAAGCCCATGGCTACTACGCCGATTACGCTACCGAGCCGGCCAAGGCCCTGGCCCGGTGCCTGCAATCTGGCTGGCTGTACCAGGGCCAGCCCTCGCCCTACCGGCAGGGCGCGCCGCGCGGGGAGCCAAGCAGCGACCTACCGCCCTCGGCGTTTGTGCTGTTCTTGCAGAACCACGATCAGACGGGCAACCGTGCGCAAGGCGACCGGCTGATCAGTTTGACTGCATCCGCCGATCGTCTGCGGGCCGCCGTCACGCTGCAATTGCTGGCGCCGCAAATTCCCCTGATTTTCATGGGCGAAGAAGAAGGCAGCCGCGCCCCGTTCCTGTACTTCACCAGTCATGATGATCCGGCCTTGGCGCAGGCAGTGCGCCAAGGCCGGCAGCGCGAGTTCGCGTCCTTTCCTGCGTTCAGCGGCGTCAATGCGTCCAAGGTGGCGGACCCCAACGACGTCAACACCTGGCGTCAAAGCGATCCCTGGGTCATGCCTGACCCGTCCGACGCCAAAGCCTGGAGAACCCACTACAGCGCGCTGTTGAATCTGCGCAATCGCGTCATCGCGCCGCGATTGGCGGGCGCCCACAGTCTGGGCGCACACGCCGTTGGCATAGCCAGCGTCCATGCGCGGTGGCGGTTGAATGACGGCACAGTGCTCACGCTCTACGCCAATCTGGGCGACGCCCGGCAATCATTGCCGGACGACCTGGTGACCACGCAGGATGCATTCGGGAATTTGCTGTTCGAATCATTGGCCGGCTCGCTGGACGCCCTGTGCGCTGGCAGCCTCTGCGCGAACAGTGCAGTCTGGTTGTTGGAGGATTCCGCATGA